The genomic region GGGTGTCGATTTGCCGCCCGGTGTGTTTCACGGCCTGGTGGTGCTGGAGCCCGATACCTTGATGTTCGAATGCAAAGCCGGACCGTATCGACCGGTGGGCGAGGGTGAGCTGGCCAGTTGGGCTCCCCGTGAAGGCGATGCTGAAGTGGCTGAGTATCAGCGCTGGATGCTTGCCCAGTTCGATTGAGCTAAAGTGCTGGGCCATCTTCCACGGAGCGGCCCATGCGCCTTTTGATCCGCAGTTGCGCCGCCCTGGCGCTGACCCTCAGTTTGCCCCTGGCGGCCGCTCCGGCGCCGCTGCATAGCCAATTCCTGCCTCCCGACGACCTGACCCTGCGCGCCGAAGCTCCGGACCAGCAACAATTGCTGCAAGTCACCGAGTATTCGGTGGTGGTGGGTAACCAGCGCCAATCCACCCAGCAGCCGATTCCGGTGACCTCACCGTTGATGATCCGCCTCAAGGGCAAGTCCCTGAACAAGGGCGCGACCATCACCCAGGTGATCCTAAACTTTGATGCCGAAAGCAAAAGCCTGAAAAAGCCGGTGTTCGACGATAAAAGCAAAACGCTGACCTTGTCGTACCCGATGACCCAGTACCGGGTCATCGTCGATTTGCTGCGCAACGACACGGTGTATGTGCAGTTCCTCAGTTACGCCAATGGCCATATCTGGGCCGATTTGCACACCGGCGCCGTTCGCCCCAAATAATCCAGCCGACGCGGATTCGGCGGTGTAAATACAGTCAATGTGGGAGCTGGCTTGCCTGCGATAGCGATGCATCAGTAACAGATGGGCCAGCGGACCCACCGCTATCGCAGGCAAGCCAGCTCCCACATTGGTTCGCGTAGCTTTCGAAGCCGCTGTGCCGCAGGTAAACTGCTTTTCCCGTGTAAATGTCTGCAGGCTGGAGTCGGTAATGCGTAAAGATAAGAAACAGGTGATTGGTGATGAAATCGGCGACGAGCAAATCAAGCTGTTCCTGGATTTCGAGCCGGTAGACGCCACTTCGCCGTCCCTGCACAAGCTGATCAAGGCTTACCGTGGCCTGCGTATCGACGACTTTGAACGCTTCCTGGGGTTTTTCAAGGAAGCCGGCCTGGACCTCGATGGCAAGGATGAGCATGGCCAGACCTTCGTTGAAGTGATCAAGGACCAGCGCAACGCCGCTGAGTACATCGAGCTGATCGAACAAGCCCGCGGCTGATTGCTACAGACGAAAAAAACGCCCCATTCGGGGCGTTTTTTCGTTCCCACGCTCTGCGTGGGAATGCATCCACTGACGCTCTGCGTCACGACGCTCAAGCGTAGCTTTCGGTCTCGCTGCTCTGCTCAACCAGTTCCAGGCTGATGTTGTTCTGCGTGTTGATCTTGCGATACAGCTCGGCATCGGTCTCCAGGACCTTTTCCCGAGCCGGGAAGATCTCGTGCAGCTTGGCAGCCCATTCACCGGCCGCTTTGGTCGGGAAGCAGCGTTCGATCAGTTCCAGCATGATCGACACCGTCACCGAAGCGCCCGGGGATGCGCCCAGTAAGGCGGCCAACGAGCCGTCTTTTGCCGCAACCAGCTCGGTACCGAATTGCAGCACGCCGCCTTTCTTCGGGTCTTTCTTGATGATCTGCACCCGTTGGCCGGCCACTTCCAGGCGCCAGTCTTCGGCTTTCGCCTCAGGGTAGAAGCGACGCAGGGATTCCAGGCGCTGTTCCATGGACTGGCGCACTTCGCTGACCAGGTACTTGGTCAGGTCCATGTTGTCCCGGGCCACGGCCAGCATCGGGCCGATGTTGCCGGCGCGAATCGACAGGGGCAGGTCAAGGAACGAACCGTGTTTGAGGAACTTGGTGGTGAAGCCGGCGTATGGCCCGAATAGCAGGGACTTCTTGCCATCGACCACACGGGTGTCCAGGTGCGGCACCGACATGGGTGGCGAACCCACGGCCGCCTGGCTGTAGACCTTGGCCTGGTGGTGCTTGACCACTTCCGGGTTGTCGCAACGCAGCCACTGGCCGCTTACGGGGAAACCGCCGAAGCCTTTGCTTTCTTCGATGCCCGAGGCTTGCAGCAGCGGCAGGGCCGCGCCACCGGCGCCGAGGAACACGAACTTGGCGTCCACATCACGGGAGTTGCCGCTGTTGACGTCCTTGATGCTCACGGTCCAGCCGGCGCCGTTGCGCTTGAGGCCGGTGACGCGCTTGCTGTACTTGACCTGGGCATCCGGTGCGCTGGTCAGGTGCGAGAGCAGTTGGTTGGTCAGGGCGCCGAAGTTGACGTCGGTGCCGTTCATCACGCGGGTGGCAGCGATTTTTTCGTCCAGGGGGCGGCCGGGCATCATCAGCGGCATCCACTCGGCCATTTCGCTGCGGTCTTCGGTGTAGTACATGTCCGAGAACGCGTGGTGCTGGCTGAGGGTTTCAAAACGCTTCTTGAGGAACGACACGCCTTTCTCGCCCTGCACGAAACTCAGGTGCGGCACGGGGCTGATAAAGGACTTGGACGAGCCAAAGGTGCCTTTCTTGGTCAAGTAAGCCCAGAACTGCTTCGACACCTCGAATTGGGTGTTGATGTGCACAGCTTTCTTGATGTCGATGGAGCCGTCAGCGGCCTGCGGTGTGTAGTTCAGCTCACACAGCCCGGCGTGGCCGGTACCGGCGTTGTTCCACGGGTTGGAACTTTCCGCGGCACCCGAATCCATCAGCTCAACGACTTCCAGCTTGAGGCCGGGGTCGAGCTCTTTGAGCAGTACGGCGAGGGTGGCACTCATGATGCCCGCACCTACCAGTACTACGTCGACTGCTTCGTTATGCGCCATTTAACGCGTCTCCAAAATCTGCAGCACCAAATTGACGGCATGGCTGCCAGGAGTGACGGGGCGGTTCACGTGATGCCCCAGGTTACCCATGGCCAGGATCGCCATGTCCGATTCTTCGCAATTTATCGCAAGCGGACGCTGCCGACCGGGCCTGATCTGCGTATGAACGCATTTAAGGGCACCTGTGGCAATTCGACTTATGGTCAAGCTCGTCCGATCGTGCAACCAAATCCGTAGCGGACAGGCTTCAAACTCCGGTTTTTGAGGAGTGCTCGGTCCTGTGTGGTGGGGCTGTTCCAGACGCTGATGGTGCTTGTACAAACGCAAAACTATTCATTTGCTCGCCACACTCTTGTGAAGTTGTGAAAACCCGTTTTTTTCACGCTCTTTTGAAGACGTGAACCTCAAAAAAGGGCTGCCCCAGCCTGGCACCTGGCCCGAAATAACTGCCGGCAAGCGGCAAAACGGGCAAACAACTCAAGTGGCCGAGCGCATGGCAGCTCTGGCAGATTCGGGTAAAGACGATGGTTTGCAGAGAAAACAGCAAGCTCGCCAGCTTCACTCGATCTGTGTGGGCGGCTCTCTGTGGGCGGTGCGGGGAGCTAACACAAGTGCATTAGCGATGCTGCGAGGCCCGATCAGGAGACGTCCTTATAATCGGGGGGAGATTGTAGCGAAGAAATGCGCGCAAATGGGCGTGTTTAATGACTTTTATTAGCAGTCTGGTCAGGAGGCCAACACATGCCGTTGCTGTGGCTGCGAAACCCGTGGGTTGATGCGGGCGCTGGCCGGCAGCGGGCGGTGCATCCAGCTCAGGCGAGTCTCTTCGACTTCGACCCAGCCTTCGCCGACGGGCGGCAGGCTGCACTGTTTGAAAGCCTGGCAGCAGCCATGGGCATCGAGCAGTGCAAAGTGACGATGACTGGCATGGGAAAAGAACAAAGATTTGAGAAGGCGCATGGTTGTGTACCCGGTTCGTTACATGCTGCGAAGGTTGGCAGTCTGGCATGACAGTGGGGTGACGGTTCTGTGTGAAAATTGTAATTTCGCCGACAGTTCAGGCGCCGTTCAGGAATTCTGGTGAGTGGCGAGCGCTCACCGTTATACTGGCGCCCTGTTTGCATCTAGTCCTGGAGAAATGAGTATGTTGCAACGCCTGTTGTTCGGTTTGATCACTGTGACCAGTTTGACCCTGGTTGGCTGCGCCCACAGCCCGCAACAACTCAGCCCGCAACCGAAAATCACCACCCAGTTGGCGCCTGTCGGCCATGGCCAGCCGGTGTCGGTGCGTGTGGTTGATGGGCGTCCGTCGCCGACCCTCGGCACCCGTGGCGGCCTGTACCCGGAAACCAGCGCCATTACGGTGACCGGTGCGGACGTGCTGCCCAAGCTGCAAGCCCAGGCCGAAGCGGCCGTGCGCCTGTTGGGCTTCACCCCGTCCAACTCGCCAGGTGCTCCACAACTGACCATCACCCTGGCCGAGCTGAAGTATCAGTCGCCCAAGGAAGGCCTGTACGTGACTGAAGCCACCATCGGCGCAACCTTCAAGTCCGACGTGACTGCCGGTACCCGTCGCTACAGCGGCCGTTACGGCGCTTCCCTGGACCAGCGCTTCGGTATGGCGCCGAACCAGGAAACCAACACCAAGCTGGTCAGCGACGTGTTGAGCGATGCCCTGACGCGCCTGTTCAAGGACCCGAGCATCGGTTCGCTACTCAGCTCGCAGTAACCGTCAGGCGGGCGCGGAGCGCCCCAGTCGGCATTCCTTTGCGGCGCGTGGGAACGATCACCGGGCTCAGCGATGAGCCCGGTTTTTTTACGCCTGTAGTTTTCATGCAGCCGTTTCGACATAAAAGTCCAGCACACTCACTCCAGTGAGCAAATCCAGCTCCGGCAGGTCGGCATGCTGATGCCCGCCGAGGGCGCAATACACCAGCCAGTGGCGGTCCTGCACATTGAACGCGAGGCCGCCTACCAGCGCCTCTTGCTCATCACTTGGGGCAATCAGATACAGCCGATCCTGGTTCTGCGCGTGCAACATGACAAGCTCCCGGGCTTTCGAAGGGCAACAGAGTGGCTTGTTAAGGTGACGTTCAGGTGACGCTGTAAATTACTGGATACATTAGCCGTCAATGGGGAAGGAGTAATGACGCGCAGGCGGCGCATATCATTCAGGTTTGTATCTGGATTGATACCAAGACACTGATACATCGAGGTTTGCGATGTCGCTGACCGCACTACTGCTCAATTCCCTTGCCCTGTTGCTGGCCTGCCCGGCGGCTTGGCTGCTGTTTGTCACACGCCTGCGGGAACAGCGCGCGATAGCCAGGCTTGCCGCGCAAAGCGAACTGCGGGCCATTGATCAACCGATGCTGTTTCTTGATGTGCTGACCCAGCGTACCCATCGCCTGTTCTACCGGCTGGGGTTTGTCTGGCTCGGGCTGGCGTTGCTGGTGTCCTTGTTCAGTACCCGATTGTAAGAACACCCTAAAACAAATGTGGGAGCGGGCTTGCTCGCGAAAGCGCGGTGTCAGTCAATACATGATTGGCTGATCCACCGCCTTCGCGAGCAAGCCCGCTCCCACATTAGGTTTGCGCTGTTGCTGGTACCGGGTTACAGGGCAATCCCGGCCTTGACCCGATACTGATTCCTCACCGGCGTCGCGTATTGCAGCACCAGATACGGCCGATGCTCGGCCGGGCACGCATTCAAGCGCCGCTCCCACTCCGCTTTCGCCTTGGCCAGCTCGTCCGCCGGGAATACCTCGGCTGCGGTCGGCACCTGCAATTGCGGGTCGGCATCGCTCCATTGGGCGTACGCCAGGTAATGCACCGGGAACAACCGATAACCGCCCAGAATCTGCCGGTCCATTTCGATCGCCAATAGCTTGGTGTCTTCGAAAGCCTGGGTGATCGGCGGCGCGAAGTTGACGTGCACCCGGCCCTTGTAGCCGGTGATACCCAGGGCAATGCTCACGTCATCTTCCCCCGGCGCCTTGCTGTAGGTGCCGGTGGTGGCGCGGATGTACAGTTCGCGGGCCTTGGCTGCGTCGCACGGGTCATATTCGTAGCTGATGGACACCGGCGTCAGGTTCAGTGACTGAATGACCTCGGCGAACGGCTCGTCCTTGCGGCTCATGTGGAACATCTTGAGGATCGCCGACTCGGTGCGATCATCCCCATCCTTGGCGCGGCCTTCGGCCTGGGCGATCCAGATCGACTGGCAGTCATTGCGAATCGAATGGTTGATGTACGCCGACAGCAGTTGATAAGCCGCCATCTTCTCTTTGCGCCCGGTAATCGAGCGGTGCACGATGAAACTCTTGTTCAGGCGCATCAGGTCGCTGACAAACGGCTTTTGCAGCAGGTTGTCACCGATGGCGATACGTGGCGTGGGCAGGCCGGCGTGGTACACGGCGTAGTTGACGAAGGCCGGGTCCATCACGATGTCGCGGTGGTTGGCCAGGAACAGGTAGGCGCTGCCGGACTTGAACTGCTCGACGCCGGTATAAGTCACCCCGTCGGTCGCGCGCTCGATGGTGTGGTCGACGTAAAACTCGACTTTGTCCTGTAGCGTGGCCACGGTGGTGACGCCGGCAAACTCACGGCGCAGTTTATGGGCGATCATCGGCTTGAGCAGCCAGCCGAAGGCGCCAGCAAAGCGCGGAAAGCGAAAGTGGGTCAGGATGTCCAGAAAGGCCTTGTCACTGAACAGTCGGGCCAGCACTGCCGGGACTTCGCTGTCGTTGTAAGGTCGGATGGTATCGAATTCGCCCATCATGCTCTCTTGTTAGAAACGGCTAGGGTAAGTAAAGGTTTGGAACAATAAATATCAGGGCGTGGTCCGGGCAATTGACCGGGACGAAAAATAGCCCTGTAAATAGACCGGCGATTATACGCACAAGTCACCTTGGAGACCGCGATGGAAGAGGAGTCGTACGAATGTCCTTATTGTGGCGAGGTAGTCACGGCGTTACTGGACCTGTCGGCAGGCGATCAGGAATATATAGAAGATTGCCCGGTGTGCTGCCGGCCCATCGTTTTCGAACTGCAGGTTCATGGCGACGAATGGATGCTCAACGTGCGCAGCGAGAACGAATAAAGGTACGCCCATGCAGCGAATCTACGAACCGGAAAACCTGATGGAAGGCGAGCTGCTGCAAGGCATGCTCGAAAGCGAGGGCATCACCGCGCATCTGGTAGGGCGCGATTTGCTCGGTGGCACTGGCGAATTACCGATTTATGGCCTGCTGGCCCTGGCGGTGGAGAACGACCAGGCCGCTTATGCCCGTGAGCTGATCACTGCCTACAACGGTGCGCAACCGCTGCCCGGTGATGAACCCGACAGCTTCCCCGACGTGTTGGTCTGTTAGGCTGTCGGCCAGTTTCTCCAAGAGTCGTGTTGCCCCATGTGTGGACGTTATGCCCTGTTTCGCTGGAACCCTGCGTTTGCTGCCTTGCCGGGCTTTCCGGCCGACCAGCAGGCCCAGTGGAACATCTCCCCCAATGATTCGGTGCTGATCCAGCGCCTCAGCGACGGCCAGCACACCCTGGCGCGAGCGCGCTGGGGCCTGACGCCGCCCTGGTTGACCGATCTCTCGCGCACGCCTGCCCATGCCCGCGCAGAAACCCTGGCAGAGCAACCGATGTTTCGCGAAGCCTTTCGCCAGCGCCGCTGCCTGTTGCCGGCCAATGGGTTCTACGAATGGCGCGGCACCCAGCGCAAGCGCCCGTACTGGCTGACGCCGGGAGAGGGCAGCACGCTGTTCTTTGCGGCGATCTGGGAAGCGTATCCGGTGCAGGAACAGGTGTGGCTGAGCACGGCGGTGGTGACCCAGGCGGCGCAGAGTCAGCGCCGGCCGTTGATTCTGGATGCGGCGGGGCAGGCAGCCTGGTTGAACCCCGAGACGCCGTTGCACACCTTGCAGGCTTTGTTGGCCAGTGAACCCTCCGCGTTGCGCGAGCGAGTGCTGGCCAATATGGTCAACGATCCGAAGCTGAATGGACCGGAGTGCCTGACTCCGGGTTGAGCGTTGTGTTGAATCGGCCGGCCTCTTCGCGAGCAAGCCCGCTCCCACGTTTGATTGCATTTCAACTGAAGGAATGCGGTCGAATGTGGGAGCGGGCTTGCTCGCGAAGGCGCCCGAAAGGGCGCCGCTTGACTTAAACCTTGAACTGATTGATCAACCGCCGCTGCTGCTCCGCCAGCTTGGTCAGGTCCGCACTGGCTGCACTCGATTCATCCGCCCCGCCTGCCACTTCATTGGCCACCTGCCCGATATTGATCACGTTACGGTTAATGTCCTCGGCCACCGCGCTCTGTTCCTCGGCGGCGCTGGCGATCTGGGTGTTCATGTCGTTGATCACCGACACCGCCTGGGTAATGGTCTCCAGTGCCTGAGCCGCCTTGGCCGCATGTTGCACGCTTTCATCGGTACGGTTCTGGCTGTCTTCCATCACCTGCACCACGTCGCGGGTGCCTTGCTGCAATTGCTGGATCATGGTCTGGATTTCTTCAGTGGCCTTCTGAGTCTTCTGTGCGAGATTGCGCACCTCGTCGGCCACCACTGCAAACCCGCGTCCCTGTTCTCCGGCCCGTGCGGCTTCGATCGCTGCGTTGAGCGCCAGCAGGTTGGTCTGCTCGGCAATCCCGCGAATCGCCGTAAGGATGGCGTTGATGTTTTCGCTGTCCTTGGCCAGCGCCTGCACCACACCGACCGCCTTGCCGATTTCCTCGGCGAGGGCACCGATGGAGGTGGAGGTGTCGCGCACAATCTGCATGCCCTGGCTCGCCGCTTGATCAGCGTGGCTGGCGGCTTGTGCAGCCTGGGTGGCGTTGCGCGCCACGTCCTGGGCGGTCGCGGTCATCTCGTGCACGGCGGTGGCTACCTGGTCGATCTCGATCATTTGCTTGTGCACGCCCTGGTTGGTGCGAATCGCGATGTCGGCGGTGTGCTCCGACGAGTCGCTGACCTTCTGCACCGAACTCACCACTTGGGTAATCATTCCCTGCAACTTGGCCAGGAATGTATTGAAGCCGCTGGCAATCGCCCCCAGTTCGTCGGCGCGATCACTGGTCAGGCGCCGGGTCAGGTCACCTTCGCCCTGGGCGATGTCATTGAGCATCGCCACCATTTGCTTGAGCGGCCGGGCAATCCCGTGGCCCACCAGCCAGATCACCAGCAAGCCAATGCCGGCGATGAGCAGACCGGCCACGGCCATACCGAAAATATCGGTTTTGCGCTGGGCGTCCAGGTCGTGTTGCATCGCCTGCAAGTCCGCCATTACCGCGCTCAAGGGCAGTTGCAGCATCAAGGTCCAGCGGGCATCGGTCTGGCCGATGTTGAACGGCAGGAACAACTCGATATGCCCGTGTTCCTTATCCACGTCGTAACGTACTTCGCCGATCTTCAACTGGCCGAGGTTGGACAGCTCGTTGCTGTCGAGCAGGTCGCTGGCTTTTTCCCCCAGCTTGCTGGCGTCCTTGGTATAGGCCACCAGGCGGCCGTTGCTCGAGATCAGCGCCAGTTCACCGGCGCCGTTGTACAAATTCTGATCAGCCTTGGTGAGCATTTCCTGGATGAAGTTCACCGACAGGTCGGCACCGACGATGCCCTGGAAGGTGCCGTCGATCATGATCGGTTCGATAAACGAAGCGAGCATCACCATTGCGTTGCCCACCTTGTAGGGGGCCGGGTCGATGGCGCAGGGCTTTTTGCTTTCCTTGGAGCACAGGTAGTACTCACTGGCGCGCACACCGGTGGACAGGATGGTCTGGTCCGCCACGTCAGCCAGTTTATCCAGGCCCAGGCTGCCGTCGGCATTACGGAACCACCAGGGCAGGAAGCGACCGTTGGTTTCGATACCGACTACCGGGCTGTTCACGTAGGCGGCGTCGTTGTGGTCGATGGCGTTGGCTTCCCAACCAATATAGGCGCCGAGAATCTTCGGGTTGCGCACCACGGTTTCGTGGATCAGGTTGATCAGTTGTTCGCGGGAAACTGCCAGTTGGGGGTTGCCGCTGGCGTCCTTCATGCCCATCAGGGCGTTGGTGGTGGCCAGGCCTTTGGCCGTCACCAGTGGCGCTTCCAGTTCACGCTGGATCAGCGTCGCCTGGGTTTGCGCCAGCGCGGTCAGGCGCTGCTCGATGATCTGCTCGAATTGCCCCTGGGTGCGTTCCTGCACCATGTCTTGGGTGCGCGCGCCGGCGAACAAGGCGTACAGCACCAACACCGCTACCACGCTCAGGACAATGGCCCCGGCCAGGGCTGCGACAGAAAATTGAATGGACTTGAACTTCATGACGGCTCCGAGCGCAGGGGAGATTGGCTGCTTGTTTATATCGGCCACGAGCGGGGGAGACATGAGGGCGATCCCCTCAAAATGACTGTGCCGGATTGGCGAATGTCGCAAATGGGATGGTCGCCAACGGTTTATGAATTTTTTGCGGCAGTGTGGGATATGTCTGAAATCAGGCGGCTACACGTCTGTTGTATCTGGCGCCGATACAATTGGCCGACTACGATACGCGCCATGTTTTCAGGGAGAAGGTTGATGAAAAAGACAGTAGCGGTATGTGCATTGGGCGTGTCGGTATTGCTCGCCGGTTGCCAGTCGGTCAACACCACCAGCGGCGGCGCCGTGGGCGTTGAGCGCAAGCAATACATGTTCAGCATGTTGTCGAGTCAGGAAGTCGACCAGATGTATGCGCAGTCGTACCAGCAGACCCTGGGTGAAGCCAGCGGCAAAGGCCTGGTGGACAAGACCAGCGCCAACGCCAAGCGCGTGCAGGCGATTGCCAACCGCTTGATCGCCCAGGCACCCACGTTCCGCCCGGATGCAGCGCAGTGGAAGTGGGAAGTGAACCTGATCAAAAGTGACGAGATGAACGCCAACTGCGGGCCAGGCGGCAAGATCTTTGTCTACAGCGCGTTGATCGACAATCTCAAACTGACCGACGACGAACTCGCCGCGGTGATGGGCCATGAAATTGCCCATGCCTTGCGTGAACACGGCCGCGAAGCCATGTCCAAGGCATACGGTATCGAAATGGCGAAGCAGGGGGCTGGTGCGTTGTTCGGCCTCGGTCAGGACAGCATGGCGCTGGCTGATACCGTGGCCAACTACGGCATGACCTTACCCAACAGCCGCAGCAATGAAAACGAAGCGGACCTGATCGGCCTGGAGTTGTCGGCGCGTGCCGGCTACAACCCGAACGCGGCGATTACCCTGTGGAACAAAATGGCCAAGGCTTCGGAAGGCTCGCCACCTGAATTCATGAGTACTCACCCGGCTTCCAGCAGCCGGATCGCCTCCTTGCAGGCGGCTATTCCGAAGGTGATGCCGTTGTATCAGCAGGCGAAAAAATCCTGATTTATAAGACTGAAATGCAAATCTGAATGTGGGAGCCCGGCTTGTGTGGGAGCCGGGGTTGCCCGCGATGCAGGCACCTCGGTGTGTCAGTTGCACCGAGGTGATGCTATCGCAGGCAAGCCAGCTCCCACTCAAGCCCAGCCCCCATATGGGGTTGCGTTTAGATCCAGCCGCTGCTCTGCATGGCCTTGTACACCGCAACAATGGCCAGGATGAAAAACGCCGTAGCCGCCAGTCGACGAATCAGCGTCAGCGGCAGTTTGTCCGCGGCAAAATTCCCCGCCAGCACCACCGGTACGTTGGCAATCAACATGCCCAGGGTCGTGCCGATAATCACCAGCCACAGTTCCGGGTATTGCGCCGCGAGCATCACGGTAGCGATCTGGGTCTTGTCGCCGATTTCCGCGAGGAAGAACGCGATCAGGGTAGTCAGGAAGGGGCCGAACTTGCGTGCAGTACTGGTTTCGTCATCGTCGAGTTTGTCGGGCACCAGGGTCCAGAGCGCCGTGGCACAGAAACTCGCCGCGAGGATCCAGTGCAACACCGCATCCGAGAAGAAACTCCCGAACCAGGCCCCCACGGCGCCGGCGGCCGCATGGTTGGCGAGGGTCGCGGCAATGATGCCGGCGATGATCGGCCAGGGTTTGCGAAAGCGTGCAGCGAGAACGAGTGCGAGCAGTTGCGTCTTGTCACCAATTTCGGCCAAGGCAACGATTGCGGTAGGGACGAGCAGAGAATCCAGCATCAGGTAAGTTCCAGGGGCGGGTCGACACGGCTATGACACGTACAGCCTTCCCGCCCCGGGTAAGGTGTTCGTGTCATAGGTCTTGTCAAACCCCGGTCCGTCTGTGCGGACTCCTGGGTCGCATACGCCATGGTCTGTTGACCAAGTATGTTGACGTATGCCGGACGAGCGTGGCGCTCGTGGGAGACTACTCCCCTAGGACGGAGCGGATTCTGCCTAGGCAAAATCCATTCGGCAAGCCTTCTTTCGGAAAAAGATTTCAGCCGCGCTTGGCACGGTAAATGCGGAAACCCTGGCCTTCTGCCTTGATTGCGCAGACGCCAAGATGCTCTTCAATCAGCGGCTGATACTTCAGGAAGCTGTTCGCTACCAAGCGCAGTTCGCCGCCTTTTGCCAGATGTTTGGCCGCTTTTCGCAGCAAGTTCTCCGTAGCGAAATAATCGGTGTGCACTCCGACATGGAACGGTGGGTTGCTCAAAATCGTGTTCAGATTCATCGGCGCTGCGTCGATGCCATCACCGGTCAACACCTCGGCTTCCAGACCGTTGGCGGCCAAGGTCAGGCGACTGCTGGCGGCGGCAAAAGCATCCACGTCGAGCATCGTCACCGTGTTATGCGGATAGCGACGTTTCACGGCGGCTCCAAGCACGCCCGCCCCACAACCGAAATCCAGCAAGTGACCGCTCGGCAACTTGTCCAGATGCTCCAGCAGCAATGCGGTACCGCGATCCAGACGACCATGGCTGAACACGCCCGGCAGGCTCACCACTTTGAGCGGCCCTTCAGCCAGCGGCACCTCGAACACCTGCGCCAGGCTTTCCAGCTCAACCGGCTCGGGGGCGTTGGCCACCGTGACCAGCCACAACTGGCAGTGCCGCGCATTGTCGAGCTTGCGCGGTTTGCCGAACGGGTTCAGTTGCTTGGCCGCACTTTCGATACCGCCTTTCTTTTCCCCGACCAGGTACAACTCTTTGCCGGGCAAACGCGCCGCCACGGCATTGAGCAGGTAATCGGTGAGGTCCTTGGACTTGGGCAGGAACACCACCGCCGTGTCGAACGAACGCTCGGGCACGTTCACGCCGAACTGGCTGCGCTCGGCAAAACGCGCGTCCAGCGCGGCCTGGTCGCCGGCGTGCCAGCTCCAGCCATGGGCGTTGGGCAGGCGGCCCAGCAGGTCGTCGGCGGGCAAGCCCACCAGCAGCACGTCGCCTTGAAAAAGTTCGGCCTGGCGAAGCAGTACTTCACTGCGCGGATCCATGGTCTGCTCCTTGAAAAGGGGCGCAGTTTATCAACTGACGACCCGCAGCGGGGCGCCGCTGAAAAAGCCCTGAGCGTTTTCGATCAATTGGCCGACGATCCGCTGCCGGGCTTCGCGGCTGCCCCAGGCGTTGTGGGGGGTGACGATCAAGCGCGGGATGTCGCCGGCCAGCAACGGGTTGCCGTTGACCGGGGGTTCCACGCTCAATACATCGGTTGCCGCGCCGCCCAAATGACCGCTGCGCAAGGCATCCGCCAGCGCTTGTTCGTTGATCAAGCCACCGCGGGCCGTGTTGACGATAAACGCACCGGGCTTGAGCAGCGCCAGTTCACGGGCACCGATAAAGTCGCGGGTGTGTTCGTTGAGCGGGCAGTGCAGGGTCAGCGCGTCGACCTGCGCCAGCAACTCGTCCAGCGGCACGCGATCGGCACGAGCCGGGCGGCCAGGAATCGCACCCAGGATCACGCGCATGCCAAAGGCTTCAGCCAGGCGCGCAACGGCACCGCCCAATTCGCCATGGCCCAGCAGCCCGAGGGTTTTGCCTTCCAGCTCAACGATCGGATAGTCCAGCAGGCAGAACTGCTTGGCTTGTTGCCAGAGCCCCGCCTGCACATCTCGCTGATAGTCGTTCAGGCGTGTCGCCAGATTGAGCAGCAACATGATCGTATGCTGCGCCACCGATGGCGTGCCGTAACCCTGGCAATTGCTCACGGTAACGCCGTGGGCGCGGGCCG from Pseudomonas yamanorum harbors:
- a CDS encoding PA4642 family protein; the encoded protein is MRKDKKQVIGDEIGDEQIKLFLDFEPVDATSPSLHKLIKAYRGLRIDDFERFLGFFKEAGLDLDGKDEHGQTFVEVIKDQRNAAEYIELIEQARG
- the mqo gene encoding malate dehydrogenase (quinone), which produces MAHNEAVDVVLVGAGIMSATLAVLLKELDPGLKLEVVELMDSGAAESSNPWNNAGTGHAGLCELNYTPQAADGSIDIKKAVHINTQFEVSKQFWAYLTKKGTFGSSKSFISPVPHLSFVQGEKGVSFLKKRFETLSQHHAFSDMYYTEDRSEMAEWMPLMMPGRPLDEKIAATRVMNGTDVNFGALTNQLLSHLTSAPDAQVKYSKRVTGLKRNGAGWTVSIKDVNSGNSRDVDAKFVFLGAGGAALPLLQASGIEESKGFGGFPVSGQWLRCDNPEVVKHHQAKVYSQAAVGSPPMSVPHLDTRVVDGKKSLLFGPYAGFTTKFLKHGSFLDLPLSIRAGNIGPMLAVARDNMDLTKYLVSEVRQSMEQRLESLRRFYPEAKAEDWRLEVAGQRVQIIKKDPKKGGVLQFGTELVAAKDGSLAALLGASPGASVTVSIMLELIERCFPTKAAGEWAAKLHEIFPAREKVLETDAELYRKINTQNNISLELVEQSSETESYA
- a CDS encoding YajG family lipoprotein encodes the protein MLQRLLFGLITVTSLTLVGCAHSPQQLSPQPKITTQLAPVGHGQPVSVRVVDGRPSPTLGTRGGLYPETSAITVTGADVLPKLQAQAEAAVRLLGFTPSNSPGAPQLTITLAELKYQSPKEGLYVTEATIGATFKSDVTAGTRRYSGRYGASLDQRFGMAPNQETNTKLVSDVLSDALTRLFKDPSIGSLLSSQ
- a CDS encoding 1-acyl-sn-glycerol-3-phosphate acyltransferase — translated: MGEFDTIRPYNDSEVPAVLARLFSDKAFLDILTHFRFPRFAGAFGWLLKPMIAHKLRREFAGVTTVATLQDKVEFYVDHTIERATDGVTYTGVEQFKSGSAYLFLANHRDIVMDPAFVNYAVYHAGLPTPRIAIGDNLLQKPFVSDLMRLNKSFIVHRSITGRKEKMAAYQLLSAYINHSIRNDCQSIWIAQAEGRAKDGDDRTESAILKMFHMSRKDEPFAEVIQSLNLTPVSISYEYDPCDAAKARELYIRATTGTYSKAPGEDDVSIALGITGYKGRVHVNFAPPITQAFEDTKLLAIEMDRQILGGYRLFPVHYLAYAQWSDADPQLQVPTAAEVFPADELAKAKAEWERRLNACPAEHRPYLVLQYATPVRNQYRVKAGIAL
- a CDS encoding CPXCG motif-containing cysteine-rich protein; the encoded protein is MEEESYECPYCGEVVTALLDLSAGDQEYIEDCPVCCRPIVFELQVHGDEWMLNVRSENE
- a CDS encoding putative signal transducing protein, yielding MQRIYEPENLMEGELLQGMLESEGITAHLVGRDLLGGTGELPIYGLLALAVENDQAAYARELITAYNGAQPLPGDEPDSFPDVLVC
- a CDS encoding SOS response-associated peptidase → MCGRYALFRWNPAFAALPGFPADQQAQWNISPNDSVLIQRLSDGQHTLARARWGLTPPWLTDLSRTPAHARAETLAEQPMFREAFRQRRCLLPANGFYEWRGTQRKRPYWLTPGEGSTLFFAAIWEAYPVQEQVWLSTAVVTQAAQSQRRPLILDAAGQAAWLNPETPLHTLQALLASEPSALRERVLANMVNDPKLNGPECLTPG
- a CDS encoding methyl-accepting chemotaxis protein, producing the protein MITQVVSSVQKVSDSSEHTADIAIRTNQGVHKQMIEIDQVATAVHEMTATAQDVARNATQAAQAASHADQAASQGMQIVRDTSTSIGALAEEIGKAVGVVQALAKDSENINAILTAIRGIAEQTNLLALNAAIEAARAGEQGRGFAVVADEVRNLAQKTQKATEEIQTMIQQLQQGTRDVVQVMEDSQNRTDESVQHAAKAAQALETITQAVSVINDMNTQIASAAEEQSAVAEDINRNVINIGQVANEVAGGADESSAASADLTKLAEQQRRLINQFKV